The following proteins are encoded in a genomic region of Nitrospiraceae bacterium:
- a CDS encoding TolC family protein has product MARPHVILLGLLGILGLLPPLLRADPGPEATPTAYQQSRSLHLETVLELVETQHPLLHGSRTEKLEAQGKLLKAMGAFEPTLVNDWELERLVKDGQTKSVGFNDTLIQARHPWGVQGFAGWRTGIGDVEVADLGVQRTNQPLLGIVLPLLRGLGTNPERGELEKSKLAEQEATLNIQQTRQDLYLGAATQFWKWVGSGKIVVLQQEALDVAKARLQQLTRQAAAGAVAEFDVTEAHQEVQRRLENLIKSKREAEQEQFKLSLFTWNNNAPLSFDRHSIPEFPALNASSQPAGGDPETELAQQRRPEILQVSLEAARNHIDLGVAKNNLLPDLRAEAEPTRKPGEFVLGLGYRFGVQLSFPFLQQDATGQKLQLEAKAERLLWLQRYRVQQVALDIENARSALDRAKERIEAASQSLTYARSLVKGERKRFQMGATNLLFVNLRERNVVEAQIIHILAQAEYQQAKAFYSWAIGEWTQPVT; this is encoded by the coding sequence ATGGCAAGACCACATGTAATTTTGTTAGGCCTCTTGGGAATTTTAGGACTGCTTCCGCCTCTTCTCCGGGCTGACCCAGGACCGGAGGCAACTCCTACGGCATACCAGCAATCCCGATCGCTACACCTGGAAACCGTGCTGGAACTCGTGGAAACCCAACATCCCCTTTTGCATGGAAGCCGGACGGAAAAACTGGAAGCGCAAGGCAAATTATTAAAAGCCATGGGAGCATTTGAACCAACCTTGGTCAATGATTGGGAATTAGAACGGCTGGTGAAAGACGGGCAGACCAAGAGTGTTGGGTTTAACGACACGCTGATCCAGGCCCGCCATCCCTGGGGAGTTCAAGGATTTGCTGGCTGGCGCACCGGTATCGGAGACGTGGAGGTGGCCGACCTTGGCGTTCAACGCACGAATCAACCTCTCCTCGGTATCGTTTTGCCGCTCCTTCGAGGCTTGGGAACCAACCCTGAACGGGGCGAATTGGAAAAATCCAAACTCGCTGAACAGGAAGCGACACTGAACATTCAACAAACCCGTCAGGACCTGTATTTGGGTGCGGCTACACAATTTTGGAAATGGGTCGGGTCAGGAAAGATTGTGGTCCTCCAGCAGGAAGCTTTGGACGTGGCCAAGGCACGTCTGCAGCAACTCACCCGTCAGGCTGCAGCAGGGGCGGTCGCGGAATTTGATGTCACCGAAGCCCACCAGGAAGTCCAACGTCGATTGGAAAATCTTATTAAGTCCAAACGGGAAGCCGAACAGGAACAGTTTAAACTGTCCCTGTTTACCTGGAACAATAATGCCCCGCTCTCCTTCGACCGGCATTCGATTCCTGAATTCCCGGCACTCAATGCGTCAAGCCAGCCGGCAGGAGGAGATCCCGAGACCGAGTTGGCCCAACAGCGCCGGCCCGAAATCCTTCAAGTGTCCCTTGAAGCCGCACGTAACCATATTGATCTTGGCGTGGCAAAAAACAACTTGCTGCCTGATCTTCGTGCGGAGGCCGAACCCACACGCAAACCCGGAGAGTTTGTGCTGGGGCTGGGGTATCGATTTGGCGTGCAATTGAGTTTTCCCTTTCTTCAACAGGACGCCACCGGCCAAAAACTTCAATTAGAGGCCAAGGCTGAACGATTATTGTGGCTGCAACGGTACCGGGTGCAGCAGGTGGCCCTGGATATCGAAAACGCCCGCTCGGCCCTGGACCGGGCGAAAGAGCGCATTGAGGCGGCATCTCAATCCCTCACCTATGCCCGTTCCCTGGTGAAGGGTGAACGAAAGCGTTTTCAAATGGGTGCCACCAATCTACTGTTTGTCAATCTTCGTGAACGAAATGTGGTCGAAGCACAGATCATTCACATTTTGGCACAGGCCGAATATCAACAAGCCAAAGCCTTTTATTCATGGGCTATCGGCGAATGGACACAACCTGTGACCTGA
- a CDS encoding HlyD family efflux transporter periplasmic adaptor subunit, with protein sequence MDLERLPTKPSGSQLVSGQGLSPLRVTRRPPQYESWAAVKIPTKLYSATRLAIGFFLLFTLILVFVPWTQTITAQGQLSAYSPAERPQEVHAPIEGRIMTWKINEGIMVQTGDLLLELADVDPKFLAPDLLSRLDQSMQALEERREAALTRAQLLEKQIQEMKNLSDAATRSADSRVQEASRRIQSAEQRLAAAKVSAQTAQLNLQRSQVLEAEGLLSRRDLELAIQAEASAQAELRASEAALQEVGQSRKALSYGRTQIEAELVQRILDTRSQRASALAEAANASKELADLALTQSNAVQRRAASRITAPMDGTVVRMARVGPGEIVHPGDPLVTIVPTTATRAVEMWADALDAPLLRQDRSVLLMFQGIPAIPLPSWPELMAGTFDGRIRVVDQTSDAQGRFRFWVVPDPAGSPWPPQNQVRQGTQVMGWVLLNRVPLWYELWRRVNLFPADYQEHGIALPQSILPKAGRPGK encoded by the coding sequence ATGGACCTCGAGCGTTTACCCACAAAACCATCTGGCTCTCAACTCGTTTCCGGCCAAGGCCTTTCCCCGCTACGCGTCACCCGTCGTCCGCCACAGTATGAATCATGGGCAGCGGTCAAAATACCCACAAAATTGTACTCCGCAACCCGGCTCGCCATCGGTTTTTTTCTTCTATTCACTCTCATTCTTGTCTTTGTCCCCTGGACCCAAACAATTACAGCTCAGGGCCAACTATCCGCCTATTCCCCTGCTGAACGACCGCAGGAGGTTCATGCTCCTATAGAAGGGCGCATCATGACCTGGAAAATCAACGAAGGCATAATGGTACAAACAGGTGATCTCCTGCTTGAACTTGCCGATGTCGATCCCAAATTTCTCGCCCCGGATCTGCTGTCACGCCTGGACCAATCCATGCAGGCTCTGGAGGAGAGACGAGAAGCCGCGTTAACTCGGGCCCAGCTATTGGAAAAACAAATTCAGGAAATGAAAAACCTCAGCGACGCGGCCACCCGCTCCGCTGATTCCCGAGTGCAGGAAGCCTCCCGCCGAATCCAAAGTGCCGAACAACGGCTGGCCGCCGCGAAAGTATCAGCCCAGACCGCTCAACTGAACTTACAGCGCTCGCAGGTATTAGAAGCCGAAGGCCTCCTCTCTCGTCGGGATCTCGAACTGGCCATCCAAGCGGAAGCGAGCGCCCAAGCAGAACTCAGGGCCAGTGAAGCAGCTCTTCAGGAGGTAGGCCAATCCCGGAAGGCCCTGTCGTACGGGCGGACTCAAATTGAAGCCGAGCTGGTTCAACGAATTCTTGACACCCGGTCACAACGGGCCTCGGCGCTGGCGGAAGCCGCCAATGCCTCGAAGGAACTTGCCGACCTGGCCTTGACGCAGTCCAATGCTGTCCAGCGACGGGCAGCCAGCCGTATTACCGCCCCCATGGATGGGACGGTGGTGCGAATGGCCCGGGTGGGCCCTGGTGAAATCGTACATCCCGGCGATCCGTTGGTCACGATCGTTCCAACCACCGCTACTCGTGCTGTGGAGATGTGGGCGGACGCGTTGGATGCCCCACTACTCAGACAGGATCGAAGCGTGCTACTGATGTTTCAGGGCATACCAGCAATTCCTTTACCATCCTGGCCTGAATTGATGGCGGGCACGTTCGATGGCCGCATTCGTGTCGTGGATCAGACATCGGACGCACAAGGTCGCTTCCGGTTCTGGGTGGTTCCGGATCCGGCAGGCTCCCCTTGGCCGCCGCAAAATCAAGTTCGGCAAGGCACCCAAGTCATGGGCTGGGTCCTGTTGAACCGGGTCCCTCTCTGGTACGAACTTTGGCGCCGCGTGAACCTTTTCCCGGCTGACTACCAGGAACATGGCATAGCGTTGCCACAGTCCATTCTGCCCAAGGCCGGAAGACCCGGGAAATAA
- the nhaR gene encoding transcriptional activator NhaR produces MEWLNYHHLLYFWVIAREGSIKRACEELNLSQPALSAQLRALEETLGEKLFDRVGRTLVLTEMGHVAYRYAREIFSLGQEFTNLLKGRPTHRPLKLVVGIAEVVPKMVAYKLLESVYALREPVQIVCWEGRLDRLLGELALHALDLVLADTPIPSTVKIQGHSHLLGESGVALFATKKIAVKYRKGFPSSLMDAPFLLPTSNSILRRGMDEWFARIGVVPRVIGEFEDGATMKAFGEAGKGIFPGSAVMAREIARQYVVQKVGNVPGIREQFYVISAERRLKHPGVLAIVDSAEKTIFRRSGST; encoded by the coding sequence ATGGAATGGCTGAATTACCATCATCTGCTGTATTTCTGGGTGATCGCGCGGGAAGGCAGTATTAAGCGTGCCTGTGAAGAACTCAACCTCTCCCAACCGGCGTTGAGTGCTCAGCTTCGTGCCTTGGAAGAGACCTTAGGAGAAAAATTATTTGATCGAGTCGGGCGAACCCTCGTTTTGACCGAAATGGGCCATGTGGCGTACCGGTATGCCAGGGAAATCTTTTCACTCGGACAGGAGTTCACCAATCTTTTGAAAGGCCGACCGACTCATCGTCCCCTGAAATTAGTGGTGGGTATCGCTGAGGTAGTCCCCAAAATGGTGGCCTACAAATTGCTTGAATCGGTGTATGCCCTCCGCGAGCCTGTGCAAATCGTCTGTTGGGAAGGACGGTTGGACAGGTTATTAGGAGAATTAGCCCTGCATGCGTTGGATCTCGTGTTGGCTGATACCCCGATACCCTCCACTGTCAAAATCCAAGGGCACAGTCATCTTCTCGGAGAATCGGGAGTGGCGTTATTTGCCACGAAAAAAATTGCGGTCAAATATCGAAAAGGTTTTCCAAGTTCATTAATGGATGCCCCCTTTCTTCTGCCGACGAGTAATTCGATACTTCGTCGCGGGATGGATGAATGGTTTGCACGAATTGGGGTCGTTCCCAGAGTGATTGGAGAATTTGAAGATGGGGCCACCATGAAGGCATTCGGGGAGGCTGGAAAAGGCATTTTCCCGGGTTCAGCTGTCATGGCTAGAGAAATTGCCCGGCAATATGTGGTGCAAAAGGTCGGGAACGTTCCCGGTATTCGAGAGCAATTCTATGTCATCTCAGCTGAGCGACGCCTTAAACACCCTGGTGTGCTGGCCATTGTCGACTCAGCTGAAAAAACCATTTTTCGACGATCCGGTTCAACCTAA